From one Butyricimonas faecihominis genomic stretch:
- a CDS encoding metal ABC transporter ATP-binding protein, with protein MNELLELKGITAGYEHTVVLRDVNLSIREHDFIGIIGPNGGGKTTLLKVILGLLKPFSGEIVYHVSKQSLFGYLPQNSRFDARFPISVKEVVLSGLMSEKGIFKDYTKADREKVDELLETYGMGGFGNRPIGELSGGQMQRVFLCRAIISSPKILILDEPSTYVDANFENEFYSVLGELNKTMSIVMVSHDLGTICSYVKTIACVNGGLHYHESNLITPEQLKLYNCPIELISHGTVPHRVLLKHDRTIENGELKIESEALD; from the coding sequence ATGAATGAACTTCTGGAGTTAAAAGGGATTACGGCCGGATACGAGCATACGGTCGTGTTGCGGGATGTGAATCTTTCCATTCGGGAACATGATTTTATCGGGATCATCGGACCGAACGGGGGAGGGAAAACAACTTTATTGAAGGTGATTTTGGGATTGCTGAAACCTTTCTCTGGTGAAATTGTTTATCATGTTTCCAAACAATCTTTGTTTGGTTATTTGCCTCAGAACAGTCGTTTTGATGCGAGATTTCCGATTAGTGTAAAAGAGGTCGTCTTGTCCGGTTTGATGTCGGAGAAGGGGATTTTTAAGGACTACACGAAGGCTGATCGGGAAAAGGTGGATGAGCTTTTAGAAACATACGGGATGGGAGGATTCGGGAATCGTCCGATAGGAGAGCTTTCCGGGGGACAGATGCAACGGGTGTTCTTGTGTCGGGCTATTATTTCTTCCCCGAAGATTCTGATTTTGGATGAACCTTCGACTTACGTGGATGCGAATTTCGAGAATGAGTTTTATTCCGTGCTGGGCGAGTTGAATAAGACGATGAGTATCGTGATGGTTTCTCATGATTTGGGAACGATTTGCTCTTATGTGAAGACGATAGCCTGCGTGAATGGTGGCTTGCATTACCATGAATCAAATCTGATCACGCCGGAACAATTGAAATTGTATAATTGTCCGATTGAATTGATCTCTCACGGTACGGTGCCTCATCGGGTGTTGTTGAAACACGATCGTACAATTGAAAATGGAGAATTGAAAATTGAAAGTGAAGCACTAGATTGA
- a CDS encoding metal ABC transporter solute-binding protein, Zn/Mn family, which translates to MKIGIIVVLMALLTACGENKDKERTISVSILPQRYFVERIAGDYVKVNVMIPPGANPAVSDLSTEQLKALHNSSIYFAVGYLPFELSNLYPFLETQKNMLLVKQSVGMDLEQGACNHDHGHGHQHDHGSHEGNFDPHVWMSPRYAEMMARTILDVLAAKFPDQRETFEKNYRQFRVEIDSIDQAARRIIPEKENKTFLIYHPALTYFAKDYGMEQISIEDEGKEPNPSHLKAVIDTCRARGIKIVFIQNQFDVANAKAIAKEIDGEVIAIDPLSSDWKAEMCSLLKIIEQKMK; encoded by the coding sequence ATGAAAATAGGAATTATAGTTGTTTTGATGGCCTTGTTAACGGCTTGTGGGGAGAATAAAGACAAGGAGAGAACGATTAGCGTGAGTATTTTGCCACAGCGTTATTTCGTGGAGAGAATTGCGGGGGATTACGTGAAGGTGAACGTGATGATCCCACCGGGGGCGAATCCCGCGGTGAGTGATTTGAGTACGGAGCAATTGAAGGCTTTGCACAATAGTTCCATTTATTTTGCGGTGGGATATCTGCCTTTCGAGTTGAGTAATCTGTATCCTTTTCTGGAAACGCAGAAAAATATGTTGCTCGTGAAGCAATCTGTCGGGATGGATTTGGAACAAGGAGCTTGTAATCATGACCATGGACATGGGCATCAGCACGATCATGGTTCGCATGAAGGGAATTTTGATCCTCACGTGTGGATGTCTCCCCGGTATGCAGAGATGATGGCTCGCACGATATTGGATGTGTTGGCGGCTAAGTTCCCCGATCAGCGGGAGACGTTTGAAAAGAACTATCGCCAGTTTCGTGTAGAGATAGACAGTATTGATCAGGCTGCCCGTCGGATTATCCCGGAAAAAGAGAATAAAACTTTTTTGATTTATCATCCGGCGCTGACTTATTTTGCCAAGGATTACGGGATGGAACAAATCTCTATTGAAGATGAGGGAAAGGAACCGAATCCTTCTCATTTGAAAGCGGTGATTGATACTTGTCGGGCTAGAGGAATAAAGATTGTTTTCATTCAGAATCAATTTGACGTGGCTAATGCTAAGGCTATTGCCAAGGAGATAGATGGTGAGGTGATTGCCATAGACCCGCTGAGTTCGGATTGGAAAGCCGAAATGTGTTCTTTATTGAAGATCATTGAACAGAAAATGAAATAG
- a CDS encoding S-ribosylhomocysteine lyase, translating into MEKIPSFTIDHLRLLRGIYVSRKDYLGDQVVTTFDIRMKEPNREPVLGQGELHTIEHLAATYLRNHKEWGDKIVFWGPMGCCTGNYFLMKGDLESRDIVELMRETFRFIRDFEGEVPGVAAKDCGNYLLHNLPMAKYEAAKYLSEVLDVIEEKNLIYPI; encoded by the coding sequence ATGGAAAAAATACCGAGTTTTACGATTGATCACCTGCGTTTGTTGAGGGGAATTTATGTTTCCCGTAAAGACTATTTAGGTGATCAGGTGGTCACGACGTTTGATATACGCATGAAGGAACCGAACCGGGAACCCGTGTTGGGACAGGGGGAGTTACATACGATAGAGCATCTGGCAGCGACTTATTTGCGCAATCATAAGGAGTGGGGTGACAAGATCGTGTTTTGGGGACCAATGGGATGCTGTACGGGAAATTACTTTTTGATGAAAGGCGACTTGGAGTCCCGTGACATCGTGGAGCTAATGCGGGAAACCTTCCGTTTTATCCGGGATTTCGAGGGAGAAGTCCCCGGTGTTGCCGCTAAAGATTGCGGTAATTATTTGTTGCACAATTTACCCATGGCAAAATACGAGGCTGCAAAATATCTTTCCGAAGTGTTAGACGTGATCGAGGAGAAGAATTTGATATATCCAATATAA
- a CDS encoding 5'-methylthioadenosine/adenosylhomocysteine nucleosidase, which yields MRRIGIIVAMTSEYGLVKSLLEQTKEEPVRGLLFTEGHIGDVEVVLAKCGIGKVCAAVGTMEMIQRYAPDIIVNTGVAGGIDPLTQVMDIVVGENMVYHDVWCGDGNEYGQVQGLPARFVSDKELCKLALSVAHDGNVYGGMICSGDKFITDKEELTEIKKRFPEGMAVDMESCAIAQVCYMCGVPFLSYRIISDTPGVKDHYKQYLNFWEEAPKRSFEMIKVLIKALSEE from the coding sequence ATGAGAAGGATCGGAATAATTGTGGCCATGACATCCGAATATGGACTGGTGAAATCATTATTGGAACAGACAAAAGAAGAACCTGTTCGCGGGCTTCTTTTCACGGAAGGACACATCGGAGACGTGGAAGTTGTTTTGGCTAAGTGCGGCATTGGAAAGGTGTGTGCAGCCGTCGGTACGATGGAAATGATACAGCGTTATGCACCGGATATTATTGTCAATACCGGAGTTGCGGGAGGGATAGATCCTTTGACCCAAGTGATGGATATTGTCGTGGGCGAGAATATGGTTTATCATGACGTGTGGTGTGGGGATGGAAATGAATATGGTCAGGTGCAAGGTCTGCCGGCTCGTTTCGTTTCGGATAAGGAGCTGTGTAAATTGGCATTATCTGTTGCTCATGATGGTAATGTTTACGGAGGTATGATATGTAGCGGGGATAAGTTTATTACCGATAAAGAGGAGTTGACGGAGATCAAAAAACGTTTTCCGGAAGGAATGGCGGTAGACATGGAATCGTGTGCCATTGCACAGGTTTGCTATATGTGCGGGGTTCCATTCTTGAGCTATCGTATTATCAGTGATACTCCCGGGGTAAAAGATCATTACAAACAATATTTGAATTTTTGGGAAGAGGCACCTAAACGTTCTTTTGAAATGATTAAAGTGTTGATCAAAGCCTTATCAGAAGAATAA
- a CDS encoding MBL fold metallo-hydrolase, producing MKIKVFTNNPWQENTIVLYDETGEAVVIDCGCFSKEEGQRLKSFLAENQLTPVALLNTHLHIDHIFGNNFMLDEFGLSARAHEADSFWVEDAERYAAMLGVKGITPPPALGEYLKDGDVVKFGHSELKVIHVPGHSPGGLCFYSEKDRLLIAGDVLFQGSIGRADLPGGDMNQLLNGIREKLFVLPDDVRVIPGHGGFSTIGEEKRMNPFFQ from the coding sequence ATGAAAATTAAAGTATTTACAAATAATCCATGGCAGGAGAACACGATCGTGTTGTATGACGAGACAGGGGAAGCCGTGGTGATTGATTGCGGTTGTTTTTCGAAAGAAGAAGGACAACGTTTGAAGAGTTTTTTAGCGGAGAATCAGTTGACACCGGTAGCATTGTTAAATACACATTTGCATATCGATCATATTTTCGGGAATAATTTCATGCTGGATGAGTTTGGGCTATCAGCCCGGGCGCATGAGGCGGATTCGTTTTGGGTAGAGGATGCCGAAAGGTATGCGGCTATGTTAGGTGTGAAAGGAATTACCCCGCCACCGGCTTTGGGGGAATACCTGAAAGATGGGGATGTCGTGAAGTTCGGTCATTCGGAATTGAAGGTGATACATGTACCGGGACACTCTCCGGGAGGGCTTTGCTTTTATAGTGAAAAGGATAGATTACTGATTGCCGGGGATGTTTTGTTTCAGGGGAGTATCGGCCGGGCTGATTTGCCGGGCGGGGATATGAATCAGTTGTTGAATGGTATCCGGGAAAAATTGTTTGTATTACCCGATGATGTTCGTGTTATTCCCGGACATGGAGGATTCTCGACGATCGGGGAAGAAAAAAGAATGAATCCATTTTTTCAATAG
- a CDS encoding YitT family protein, protein MKVTKEKLMSEIRAYLLITFGLLIYTFAVTAFLAPHRMVGGGVTGISTIIYFLSGEVIPIGYSYFVINFLLVAIAIKILGPRFGFKTIYAIFMSSFLLSVFQNLIHEPLLEDKFMCAVISGIMCGAGIGISLVNGGSTAGTDIVAMIINKYRNISPGKIIMYIDVFIIGCSYFIGEDTAIDPTAKIATIIYGYVVMGVNSYTIDLVFTGQMQSVQFLIFSQKYEDVANSITRDLRRGVTVVDCQGWYTGEARKMLIVVARKSEMQNIMRVTKMADPDAFLTMNTVMGVYGRGFDTLKI, encoded by the coding sequence ATGAAAGTTACAAAGGAGAAGTTGATGAGTGAAATCCGGGCGTATCTGTTGATCACGTTCGGTTTGTTGATATACACGTTTGCCGTGACGGCATTTTTGGCTCCGCATCGTATGGTCGGTGGTGGAGTGACCGGTATTTCAACAATTATTTATTTCCTTTCCGGAGAGGTGATCCCGATCGGGTATAGTTATTTCGTGATCAACTTTTTGTTGGTGGCAATTGCTATCAAGATTCTGGGACCTCGTTTCGGGTTTAAGACGATTTATGCTATTTTCATGAGTTCTTTCCTGTTGAGTGTGTTTCAGAACCTGATACACGAACCTCTGCTGGAAGATAAATTCATGTGTGCTGTGATTTCCGGTATCATGTGTGGTGCGGGTATCGGTATTTCTCTGGTAAACGGGGGAAGTACGGCCGGTACGGACATTGTTGCCATGATTATCAATAAGTACCGTAATATCAGTCCGGGTAAAATTATCATGTACATCGATGTGTTTATCATCGGGTGTAGTTATTTTATCGGGGAGGATACGGCGATAGATCCCACGGCAAAAATAGCCACTATTATCTATGGTTACGTGGTGATGGGGGTTAACTCCTACACGATTGATTTGGTATTTACTGGACAGATGCAATCGGTACAATTCCTTATATTTTCTCAAAAATACGAGGATGTGGCGAATTCCATTACCCGGGATTTACGACGCGGTGTTACCGTGGTGGATTGTCAGGGATGGTATACGGGAGAGGCGCGTAAGATGTTGATCGTGGTTGCCCGTAAGAGCGAGATGCAAAATATTATGCGTGTAACGAAGATGGCAGATCCGGATGCGTTCTTGACGATGAACACTGTTATGGGGGTTTATGGTCGGGGATTCGATACGCTGAAAATCTGA
- a CDS encoding glutamine--tRNA ligase/YqeY domain fusion protein, protein MDKNHLVEEEGEGKSLNFIEQIIEEELAEGKNGGRVHTRFPPEPNGYLHIGHATSICLNFGLATEYHGKCNLRFDDTNPSKEDVEYIDSIQQDIQWLGFQWEGEPHFASDYFQQLYDWAEKLILEGKAYVDDQPAEVISAQRMTPTEPGVNSPYRDRTPEENLDLFRRMKSGEFQAGEKVLRAKIDMASSNMLMRDPIMYRIMHVAHHRTGDKWCIYPMYDFTHGQSDYLEGITHSICTLEFEVHRPLYNWFLDQLIDTEYRPRQIEFARRNLSYTVMSKRRLLELVQKGIVAGWDDPRMPTITGLRRAGYTPESIRNFAEKVGVARREIVVDMALLEFCVREHLNKIAPRVMAVLDPVRVVIDNYPEGQTETVEIENNPEDETAGTRMVPFSRELYIERDDFMEDAPKKFFRMTLGNEVRLKGAYIVKCESVEKDAEGNITTIHCTYDADTRSGTGSASNRKVKGTLHWVSAPDAIEAEVRLYDRLFKDPDPAGHKDIDFKEFLNENSLKVLTGCKLEPSLKEAKEGDRFQFQRLGYFCVDKDSKPGALVFNRTVGLKDTWAKQNN, encoded by the coding sequence ATGGATAAAAATCATCTCGTGGAAGAAGAAGGTGAAGGTAAATCATTAAACTTCATCGAACAGATTATTGAAGAGGAGTTGGCCGAGGGAAAGAATGGCGGTCGGGTACATACTCGCTTTCCGCCGGAACCGAACGGGTACCTGCATATCGGGCATGCAACTTCTATATGCTTGAACTTCGGATTGGCAACCGAATACCATGGAAAATGTAACCTGCGTTTTGATGACACTAATCCCTCGAAAGAGGATGTCGAATATATTGATTCCATACAACAAGATATTCAGTGGTTAGGTTTCCAATGGGAAGGAGAACCGCATTTCGCATCTGATTATTTTCAACAGTTATATGATTGGGCTGAAAAATTGATTCTGGAGGGGAAGGCTTACGTGGACGATCAGCCGGCAGAGGTGATCAGCGCTCAACGTATGACTCCCACGGAACCCGGAGTGAATAGCCCTTACCGGGATCGGACGCCGGAAGAGAACTTGGATTTATTCCGCCGGATGAAAAGCGGTGAGTTCCAAGCCGGAGAGAAAGTTCTGCGGGCAAAAATAGATATGGCATCTTCTAATATGTTGATGCGTGACCCGATCATGTACCGTATTATGCACGTGGCTCATCACAGAACCGGGGATAAATGGTGTATTTACCCGATGTATGATTTCACGCATGGTCAGAGCGATTATCTGGAAGGTATTACGCATTCTATCTGTACGTTGGAATTTGAAGTTCACCGTCCTTTGTACAACTGGTTCTTGGATCAGTTGATTGACACGGAGTATCGTCCCCGTCAGATTGAATTTGCCCGTCGTAATTTGAGTTACACGGTGATGAGTAAACGTCGTTTGCTGGAGCTCGTGCAAAAAGGAATCGTGGCCGGTTGGGATGATCCCCGTATGCCGACGATTACCGGGTTGAGACGTGCCGGATATACTCCTGAATCTATCCGTAATTTCGCAGAAAAGGTGGGTGTTGCCCGTCGGGAGATCGTGGTGGATATGGCTTTATTGGAATTCTGTGTTCGGGAGCATTTGAATAAGATCGCTCCCCGCGTGATGGCCGTGTTGGACCCGGTTCGGGTGGTGATTGATAATTACCCGGAAGGACAAACGGAGACCGTGGAGATCGAGAACAATCCGGAAGACGAAACGGCCGGAACGAGAATGGTTCCTTTCTCTCGTGAACTATATATCGAACGGGATGATTTCATGGAGGATGCTCCGAAGAAATTCTTCCGGATGACTTTGGGTAACGAAGTGCGCTTGAAAGGGGCTTATATCGTGAAGTGTGAGAGCGTGGAGAAGGATGCGGAGGGAAATATCACGACAATTCATTGTACGTATGATGCGGATACCCGTAGCGGTACCGGATCGGCAAGTAACCGGAAGGTGAAAGGTACTTTGCATTGGGTGTCAGCTCCGGATGCTATCGAGGCGGAAGTGCGTTTGTATGATCGATTGTTTAAAGATCCGGATCCTGCCGGACATAAAGATATTGATTTCAAGGAATTTTTGAATGAAAACTCATTGAAAGTTTTGACGGGATGTAAGTTGGAGCCGAGTTTGAAGGAGGCGAAAGAAGGTGACCGTTTCCAGTTCCAACGTCTGGGATATTTCTGCGTGGATAAAGATTCCAAGCCGGGAGCGCTGGTGTTTAACCGGACTGTTGGTTTGAAGGATACGTGGGCAAAACAAAATAATTAA
- a CDS encoding putative porin — protein sequence MKNIFYTIICCLISLTSLAQSDFGYGNPDGMDPQDEGMQRDSTKEQRYVPHYRLTWKWVHDGVYQKFYQLDTLQDGLQNTNLIFKHSVSNTYLGNFPAPYVSDIYILRPQGEDFLPQDRLRDYFFKPEDALEYNTTTPFTQLSYFNGGGRGKTEDWLDVWHVQNIRPYWNAGFRYNLISSDGAYSYQKSKTYNFSFFSSYEKDRMAVSMFINQNMAHITENGGIENLADIRDTSLDPKVVGTRLAMEPKNNLMNFNFKTLAQYNIGNPKEIITQKDSVTLDTTITYPMKFALAFKVEDNRYSFKEESVEQGFFSDTTYISTQSNSDLIKNRKYEVDAKFILNEHPKYKYLPGVYAGLKFKYLSYDQRVSLDTVNNMGTSKYTGTYLTAGTFNMDSTTMFNFDIWGSFCLAGEYSADYSLEGEIIQYLNKGRNSSVTVHALLETQTPNRYYLQYQGNHNQWENSFDKIHAYNLRGHYTNKRLRTEIGVALNNTKNYIYFDTTAMPRQYNSNIMVFTAWAKQIFRLGHFYFDQKVYYQVTNKEEILPLPQVALYSHNYYQNRFFKKALGFQIGIDLFYNTSFYANAYDPAIMQFYNQEIEKTGNYPKMDVFVTLNIKRADLFVKYEHFNEFFGSRDYFSAYTYPINPAKVKFGIRWNFFD from the coding sequence ATGAAAAATATATTTTATACCATAATATGCTGTCTGATTTCACTCACGTCATTAGCCCAGAGTGATTTTGGCTACGGGAATCCGGATGGAATGGATCCCCAAGACGAAGGAATGCAACGCGATTCCACGAAAGAACAACGTTACGTTCCGCATTATCGGCTAACTTGGAAATGGGTACATGACGGGGTATATCAGAAATTTTACCAGCTTGACACACTTCAAGACGGTTTACAAAACACGAACTTGATATTCAAGCACAGTGTTTCCAATACATATTTGGGAAACTTCCCGGCTCCTTATGTATCAGACATCTATATCCTGCGTCCGCAAGGAGAAGACTTCCTGCCGCAAGACCGGCTAAGAGATTATTTCTTCAAACCGGAAGATGCATTGGAATATAACACCACGACCCCTTTCACCCAATTAAGCTATTTCAACGGTGGCGGCCGGGGAAAAACGGAAGACTGGCTGGATGTATGGCACGTCCAGAATATCCGCCCCTATTGGAATGCCGGATTCCGGTATAACCTCATTTCATCGGACGGAGCCTATTCTTACCAGAAATCAAAAACATACAATTTCTCATTCTTCAGTTCGTACGAAAAAGACCGCATGGCCGTATCCATGTTTATCAACCAGAATATGGCACATATCACCGAAAATGGTGGTATCGAAAACCTAGCGGATATTCGGGACACCTCGCTTGACCCCAAAGTTGTCGGTACACGCCTTGCCATGGAGCCAAAAAACAACCTCATGAATTTCAATTTCAAAACTCTGGCACAATACAACATCGGTAATCCCAAAGAGATCATCACGCAAAAAGACTCGGTGACACTCGATACCACGATCACCTATCCCATGAAATTCGCTTTAGCCTTTAAAGTTGAAGATAACCGTTATTCGTTCAAAGAGGAAAGCGTTGAGCAAGGATTTTTCTCTGACACGACCTATATCAGCACCCAATCAAACTCCGACTTGATCAAAAATCGGAAATACGAGGTGGATGCCAAATTTATTTTGAACGAACACCCCAAATATAAATACCTGCCGGGAGTATATGCCGGGCTAAAATTCAAGTACCTGAGTTACGATCAACGTGTTTCGCTGGACACGGTTAACAACATGGGAACTAGCAAATATACCGGGACTTACTTGACAGCCGGGACCTTCAATATGGATAGTACCACCATGTTTAATTTCGACATTTGGGGAAGTTTCTGTCTCGCCGGCGAGTACTCTGCCGACTATTCGCTAGAGGGGGAGATTATCCAATATTTGAACAAAGGGAGGAACTCTTCTGTCACCGTCCATGCCTTATTGGAAACCCAAACCCCGAATCGCTACTACCTCCAGTACCAAGGAAATCACAACCAATGGGAGAATAGTTTTGACAAGATACACGCCTATAATTTACGAGGCCATTATACGAACAAACGTCTTCGGACAGAAATCGGGGTAGCCCTCAACAACACGAAAAACTACATCTATTTTGACACCACCGCCATGCCCCGTCAATACAATAGTAATATTATGGTATTCACGGCATGGGCAAAACAGATATTCCGGTTAGGGCATTTCTATTTCGACCAAAAAGTATATTACCAAGTGACCAACAAGGAGGAAATATTACCATTACCCCAAGTGGCACTTTACTCGCACAATTACTATCAGAACCGCTTTTTCAAAAAAGCTTTAGGTTTCCAGATCGGTATAGATTTGTTCTACAACACCTCGTTCTACGCTAATGCGTACGACCCGGCAATCATGCAATTCTATAACCAAGAGATCGAGAAAACCGGTAACTACCCGAAAATGGATGTATTCGTCACGTTGAATATTAAACGAGCCGACCTGTTCGTTAAATATGAACACTTCAACGAGTTCTTCGGAAGTCGAGATTATTTCTCGGCATATACCTATCCCATCAACCCGGCAAAGGTGAAATTCGGTATCCGATGGAACTTCTTTGACTAG